A genomic region of Pseudomonas sp. MPC6 contains the following coding sequences:
- the nusG gene encoding transcription termination/antitermination protein NusG encodes MAKRWYVVHAYSGYEKHVMRSLVERVKLAGMEDGFGEILVPTEEVVEMRNGQKRKSERKFFPGYVLVQMDMNEGTWHLVKDTPRVMGFIGGTADKPAPITDKEAEAILRRVADGSDKPKPKTLFEPGESVRVNDGPFADFTGTVEEVNYEKSRIQVAVLIFGRSTPVELEFSQVEKV; translated from the coding sequence GTGGCTAAGCGTTGGTACGTTGTGCATGCTTACTCCGGTTACGAGAAGCATGTCATGCGCTCGTTGGTAGAGCGCGTAAAGCTGGCTGGCATGGAAGATGGCTTCGGCGAAATTCTGGTTCCCACTGAAGAAGTGGTTGAAATGCGTAATGGCCAGAAACGCAAAAGCGAGCGCAAATTCTTCCCAGGTTATGTGCTGGTCCAGATGGACATGAACGAGGGTACTTGGCACTTGGTCAAGGATACGCCTCGGGTGATGGGTTTCATCGGCGGTACTGCTGATAAGCCTGCACCGATCACAGATAAAGAGGCAGAAGCGATTCTGCGTCGTGTTGCTGACGGTAGCGACAAGCCGAAGCCGAAGACGTTGTTCGAGCCGGGCGAGTCGGTACGGGTCAACGACGGGCCGTTTGCCGATTTTACCGGCACGGTTGAAGAAGTTAACTACGAAAAGAGCCGGATCCAAGTGGCAGTGCTTATTTTCGGACGCTCTACTCCGGTAGAGCTTGAGTTCAGCCAGGTCGAAAAGGTCTAG
- the rpoB gene encoding DNA-directed RNA polymerase subunit beta translates to MAYSYTEKKRIRKDFSKLPDVMDVPYLLAIQLDSYREFLQAGATKDQFRDVGLHAAFKSVFPIISYSGNAALEYVGYRLGEPAFDVKECVLRGVTYAVPLRVKVRLIIFDKESSNKAIKDIKEQEVYMGEIPLMTENGTFVINGTERVIVSQLHRSPGVFFDHDRGKTHSSGKLLYSARIIPYRGSWLDFEFDPKDCVFVRIDRRRKLPASVLLRALGYTTEEVLDAFYTTNVFHLSGETLSLELIASRLRGEIAVLDIQDEKGKVIVEAGRRITARHINQIEKAGLKTLEVPLDYVLGRTTAKVIVHPATGEILAECNTELNTEILAKIAKSQVVRIETLYTNDIDCGPFVSDTLKIDSTSNQLEALVEIYRMMRPGEPPTKDAAETLFNNLFFSPERYDLSAVGRMKFNRRIGRTEIEGSGVLCKEDIVAVLKTLVDIRNGKGIVDDIDHLGNRRVRCVGEMAENQFRVGLVRVERAVKERLSMAESEGLMPQDLINAKPVAAAVKEFFGSSQLSQFMDQNNPLSEITHKRRVSALGPGGLTRERAGFEVRDVHPTHYGRVCPIETPEGPNIGLINSLAAYARTNQYGFLESPYRVVKDALVTDEIVFLSAIEEADHVIAQASATMNDKKMLIDELVAVRHLNEFTVKAPEDVTLMDVSPKQVVSVAASLIPFLEHDDANRALMGSNMQRQAVPTLRADKPLVGTGMERNVARDSGVCVVARRGGVIDSVDASRIVVRVADDEVETGEAGVDIYNLTKYTRSNQNTCINQRPLVRKGDRVQRSDIMADGPSTDMGELALGQNMRIAFMAWNGYNFEDSICLSERVVQEDRFTTIHIQELTCVARDTKLGPEEITADIPNVGEAALNKLDEAGIVYVGAEVGAGDILVGKVTPKGETQLTPEEKLLRAIFGEKASDVKDTSLRVPTGTKGTVIDVQVFTRDGVERDARALSIEKTQLDEIRKDLNEEFRIVEGATFERLRSALVGRKAEGGAGLKKGQDITDEILDGLEHGQWFKLRMAEDALNEQLEKAQAYIVDRRRLLDDKFEDKKRKLQQGDDLAPGVLKIVKVYLAIRRRIQPGDKMAGRHGNKGVVSVIMPVEDMPHDANGTPVDVVLNPLGVPSRMNVGQILETHLGLAAKGLGEKINRMIEEQRKVADLRKFLHEIYNEIGGRNEDLDSFSDQEILDLAKNLRGGVPMATPVFDGAKESEIKAMLKLADLPESGQMQLTDGRTGNKFERPVTVGYMYMLKLNHLVDDKMHARSTGSYSLVTQQPLGGKAQFGGQRFGEMEVWALEAYGAAYTLQEMLTVKSDDVNGRTKMYKNIVDGDHRMEPGMPESFNVLIKEIRSLGIDIDLETE, encoded by the coding sequence ATGGCTTACTCATATACTGAGAAAAAACGTATCCGCAAGGACTTTAGCAAGTTGCCGGACGTCATGGATGTGCCGTATCTCCTGGCAATCCAGCTGGATTCGTATCGTGAATTCTTGCAGGCGGGAGCGACTAAAGATCAGTTCCGCGACGTGGGCCTGCATGCGGCCTTCAAATCCGTTTTCCCGATCATCAGCTACTCCGGCAATGCTGCGCTGGAGTACGTCGGTTATCGCCTGGGCGAACCGGCATTTGATGTCAAAGAATGCGTATTGCGCGGTGTAACTTACGCCGTACCTTTGCGGGTAAAAGTGCGCCTGATCATTTTCGACAAAGAATCGTCGAACAAAGCGATCAAGGACATCAAAGAGCAAGAAGTCTACATGGGCGAAATCCCGTTGATGACTGAAAACGGTACCTTCGTAATCAACGGTACCGAACGAGTAATCGTTTCCCAGCTGCACCGTTCTCCAGGCGTGTTCTTCGACCACGACCGTGGCAAGACGCACAGCTCCGGCAAACTGCTGTACTCCGCGCGCATCATTCCTTACCGCGGTTCGTGGCTGGACTTCGAGTTCGACCCGAAAGACTGCGTGTTCGTGCGTATCGACCGTCGTCGCAAGCTGCCTGCATCGGTACTGCTGCGCGCGCTCGGCTATACCACTGAAGAAGTGCTCGACGCGTTCTACACCACCAACGTTTTCCACCTGAGCGGCGAAACCCTCAGTCTGGAACTGATTGCTTCGCGTCTGCGTGGTGAAATCGCTGTTCTTGATATTCAGGACGAGAAGGGCAAGGTCATCGTTGAGGCTGGTCGCCGTATTACTGCGCGCCACATCAACCAGATCGAAAAAGCCGGTCTCAAGACCCTGGAAGTGCCTCTGGACTACGTCCTGGGTCGCACTACCGCCAAGGTCATCGTGCATCCGGCAACCGGCGAAATCCTGGCAGAGTGCAACACCGAGCTGAACACCGAGATCCTGGCAAAAATCGCCAAGTCCCAGGTTGTTCGCATCGAAACTCTGTACACCAACGATATCGACTGCGGTCCGTTCGTCTCCGACACCCTGAAGATCGACTCCACCAGCAACCAATTGGAAGCGCTGGTCGAGATCTATCGCATGATGCGTCCAGGCGAGCCGCCAACCAAAGACGCTGCCGAGACCCTGTTCAACAACCTGTTCTTCAGCCCTGAGCGCTACGACCTGTCTGCGGTCGGCCGGATGAAGTTCAACCGTCGTATCGGTCGTACCGAGATCGAAGGTTCGGGCGTGCTGTGCAAGGAAGACATCGTCGCGGTCCTGAAGACTCTGGTCGACATCCGTAACGGTAAAGGCATCGTCGATGACATCGACCACCTGGGTAACCGTCGTGTTCGCTGCGTAGGCGAAATGGCCGAGAACCAGTTCCGCGTTGGCCTGGTACGTGTTGAGCGTGCGGTCAAAGAGCGTCTGTCGATGGCTGAAAGCGAAGGCCTGATGCCGCAAGACCTGATCAACGCCAAGCCAGTGGCTGCGGCGGTGAAAGAGTTCTTCGGTTCCAGCCAGCTGTCCCAGTTCATGGACCAGAACAACCCGCTGTCCGAGATCACCCACAAGCGTCGTGTGTCTGCACTCGGCCCTGGCGGTTTGACTCGTGAGCGTGCCGGCTTTGAAGTTCGTGACGTACACCCGACTCACTACGGTCGTGTTTGCCCGATCGAAACGCCGGAAGGTCCGAACATCGGTCTGATCAACTCCCTGGCCGCCTATGCGCGCACCAACCAGTACGGCTTCCTCGAGAGCCCGTACCGTGTGGTGAAAGACGCTCTGGTCACCGACGAGATCGTGTTCCTGTCCGCCATCGAAGAAGCTGATCACGTGATCGCTCAGGCTTCGGCCACGATGAACGACAAGAAAATGCTGATCGACGAACTGGTAGCTGTTCGTCACTTGAACGAGTTCACCGTCAAGGCGCCGGAAGACGTCACCTTGATGGACGTATCGCCGAAGCAGGTAGTTTCGGTTGCAGCGTCGCTGATCCCGTTCCTCGAGCACGACGACGCCAACCGTGCGTTGATGGGTTCGAACATGCAGCGTCAAGCTGTACCCACCCTGCGCGCTGACAAGCCGCTGGTCGGTACCGGCATGGAGCGTAACGTAGCCCGTGACTCCGGCGTTTGCGTCGTGGCTCGTCGTGGCGGCGTGATCGATTCCGTTGATGCCAGCCGTATCGTGGTTCGTGTTGCCGATGACGAAGTTGAAACCGGTGAAGCCGGTGTCGACATCTACAACCTGACCAAGTACACCCGCTCCAACCAGAACACCTGCATCAACCAGCGTCCGCTGGTGCGTAAAGGTGATCGGGTTCAGCGCAGCGACATCATGGCTGACGGTCCGTCCACCGACATGGGTGAGCTGGCGCTGGGTCAGAACATGCGCATCGCGTTCATGGCCTGGAACGGTTACAACTTCGAAGACTCCATCTGCCTGTCGGAACGAGTTGTTCAAGAAGATCGCTTCACCACGATCCACATTCAGGAACTGACCTGTGTGGCACGTGACACCAAGCTTGGGCCAGAGGAAATCACTGCCGACATCCCGAACGTGGGTGAAGCGGCACTGAACAAACTGGACGAAGCCGGTATCGTTTACGTAGGTGCTGAAGTTGGCGCAGGCGACATCCTGGTCGGTAAGGTCACTCCGAAAGGCGAGACTCAACTGACTCCGGAAGAAAAACTGCTGCGTGCCATCTTTGGTGAAAAAGCCAGCGACGTTAAAGACACCTCCCTGCGCGTGCCTACCGGCACCAAGGGTACCGTCATCGACGTACAGGTCTTCACTCGTGACGGCGTTGAGCGTGATGCTCGTGCACTGTCGATCGAGAAGACCCAGCTCGACGAGATCCGCAAGGACCTGAACGAAGAGTTCCGTATCGTTGAAGGCGCGACTTTCGAACGTCTGCGTTCCGCTCTGGTCGGCCGCAAAGCCGAAGGCGGCGCCGGCCTGAAGAAAGGTCAGGACATCACCGACGAAATTCTCGACGGTCTTGAGCATGGCCAGTGGTTCAAACTGCGCATGGCTGAAGATGCTCTGAACGAGCAGCTCGAGAAGGCTCAGGCTTACATCGTTGATCGCCGCCGTCTGCTGGACGACAAGTTCGAAGACAAGAAGCGCAAACTGCAGCAGGGCGATGACCTGGCTCCAGGCGTGCTGAAAATCGTCAAGGTTTACCTGGCAATCCGTCGCCGCATCCAGCCGGGCGACAAGATGGCCGGTCGTCACGGTAACAAAGGTGTGGTCTCCGTGATCATGCCGGTTGAAGACATGCCGCACGATGCCAATGGCACCCCGGTCGACGTCGTCCTCAACCCGTTGGGCGTACCTTCGCGTATGAACGTTGGTCAGATCCTTGAAACCCACCTGGGCCTCGCGGCCAAAGGTCTGGGCGAGAAGATCAACCGCATGATCGAAGAGCAGCGTAAAGTTGCCGATCTGCGCAAGTTCCTGCACGAGATCTACAACGAGATCGGCGGTCGCAACGAAGATCTGGACAGCTTCTCCGACCAGGAAATCCTGGATCTGGCGAAGAACCTGCGTGGCGGCGTTCCAATGGCCACTCCAGTGTTCGACGGTGCCAAGGAAAGCGAAATCAAGGCCATGCTGAAACTGGCAGACCTGCCAGAAAGCGGCCAGATGCAGCTGACCGACGGCCGTACCGGCAACAAGTTCGAGCGCCCGGTTACTGTTGGCTACATGTACATGCTGAAGCTGAACCACTTGGTAGACGACAAGATGCACGCTCGTTCTACCGGTTCGTACAGCCTGGTTACTCAGCAGCCGCTGGGTGGTAAGGCGCAGTTCGGTGGTCAGCGTTTCGGGGAGATGGAGGTCTGGGCACTGGAAGCATACGGTGCTGCTTACACTCTGCAAGAAATGCTCACAGTGAAGTCGGACGATGTGAACGGCCGTACCAAGATGTACAAAAACATCGTGGATGGCGATCACCGTATGGAGCCGGGCATGCCCGAGTCCTTCAACGTGTTGATCAAGGAAATTCGTTCCCTCGGCATCGATATCGATCTGGAAACCGAATAA
- a CDS encoding pantothenate kinase codes for MILELDCGNSFIKWRVLHADVRRVVGEGVVDSDLALLESLEALKGIALKFCRLVSVRTPEETQALIALLTQAFGVSVVCAAPAREMSGVRNGYEEFERLGLDRWLAMLGGFHLASGACLVLDFGTAVTADFIAGDGEHLGGFICPGMPLMRNQLRTHTRRIRYGDLAAERALESLVPGRTTVEAVERGCSLMLRGFVLTQLEMARSYWGEDFTVFLTGGDADLVSGIVPEARVVPDLVFVGLAMACPLS; via the coding sequence ATGATTCTTGAGCTCGACTGCGGAAACAGTTTCATCAAGTGGCGGGTGCTCCATGCGGATGTCCGTCGGGTGGTGGGTGAGGGTGTCGTTGATTCGGATCTCGCTTTGCTGGAGAGCTTGGAGGCGCTCAAGGGGATCGCTCTCAAGTTTTGCCGGTTGGTCAGTGTCAGGACCCCTGAAGAAACCCAGGCGTTGATTGCGCTGCTCACGCAAGCTTTCGGTGTGTCGGTGGTCTGTGCCGCGCCGGCTCGCGAAATGTCTGGTGTCCGTAACGGGTATGAGGAATTCGAGCGGCTGGGGCTCGATCGTTGGCTGGCGATGCTCGGCGGGTTTCACCTGGCCTCGGGTGCCTGCCTGGTACTCGATTTCGGTACTGCAGTCACTGCCGACTTCATTGCCGGCGATGGGGAGCATCTCGGCGGCTTCATCTGCCCGGGAATGCCCCTGATGCGCAATCAGTTGCGGACCCATACTCGTAGAATCCGCTATGGGGATCTCGCCGCTGAGCGCGCCCTGGAAAGTCTCGTCCCGGGTCGCACCACCGTCGAGGCAGTGGAGCGAGGGTGTTCGCTGATGCTCAGGGGTTTTGTCCTGACCCAGCTGGAGATGGCGCGCAGCTACTGGGGGGAGGATTTTACTGTGTTCCTCACTGGGGGGGATGCAGATCTGGTCTCCGGGATCGTGCCCGAGGCCAGGGTGGTTCCAGACCTGGTGTTCGTAGGCTTGGCTATGGCATGTCCCCTGTCCTGA
- the rplL gene encoding 50S ribosomal protein L7/L12: protein MSLTNDQIIEAIGEKSVLEIVELIKAMEEKFGVSAAAASAGPAAVAAVVEEQTEFNVNLVETGEKKVNVIKAVRELTGLGLKEAKAVVDGCPGMVLEAVSKDAAEKAKAVLEEAGAKVELK, encoded by the coding sequence ATGTCTCTGACTAACGACCAAATCATCGAAGCAATCGGCGAAAAATCCGTTCTGGAAATCGTTGAGCTGATCAAGGCCATGGAAGAGAAGTTCGGCGTTTCCGCTGCCGCTGCTTCCGCAGGTCCAGCCGCTGTTGCTGCCGTTGTTGAAGAACAAACTGAATTCAACGTCAATCTGGTTGAGACTGGCGAGAAGAAAGTTAACGTGATCAAGGCTGTACGTGAGCTGACCGGTCTGGGCCTGAAAGAAGCCAAGGCTGTAGTTGACGGCTGCCCTGGCATGGTTCTGGAAGCAGTATCGAAAGACGCTGCTGAAAAAGCCAAAGCTGTTCTGGAAGAAGCAGGCGCTAAAGTCGAGCTGAAGTAA
- the rplA gene encoding 50S ribosomal protein L1, giving the protein MAKLTKRQKAIAGKIEAGKSYNFVDAAALLAELSTVKFSESFDVAVNLGVDPRKSDQVVRSATVLPHGTGKTVRVAVFTQGPAAEAALAAGADRVGMDDLAAEMKGGDLNYDVVIASPDAMRVVGQLGQILGPRGLMPNPKVGTVTPDVATAVKNAKAGQVRYRTDKNGIIHTSVGKVGFDAVKLKENVEALISDLKRIKPASSKGIYVKRITLSTTMGPGLVIDQGSLEA; this is encoded by the coding sequence ATGGCTAAGCTGACCAAGCGTCAAAAGGCTATCGCCGGCAAAATCGAAGCAGGCAAGTCCTACAACTTTGTAGACGCTGCCGCCCTGCTGGCTGAGCTGTCGACTGTCAAGTTCAGCGAGTCGTTCGACGTTGCTGTAAACCTGGGTGTTGACCCGCGTAAATCCGACCAGGTCGTTCGTAGCGCTACTGTGCTGCCACACGGCACTGGCAAGACCGTTCGCGTTGCCGTGTTCACCCAGGGTCCAGCTGCCGAGGCCGCTCTGGCTGCCGGCGCTGACCGTGTAGGTATGGACGATCTGGCTGCCGAAATGAAAGGCGGCGACCTGAACTATGACGTAGTGATCGCATCCCCGGATGCCATGCGCGTTGTAGGCCAGTTGGGTCAGATCCTCGGTCCACGTGGCCTGATGCCTAACCCTAAAGTCGGCACCGTAACCCCAGACGTAGCTACCGCGGTTAAAAACGCCAAGGCTGGTCAGGTTCGTTATCGCACCGACAAAAACGGCATCATCCACACCTCCGTTGGCAAAGTCGGCTTCGATGCCGTCAAGCTGAAGGAAAACGTTGAAGCCCTGATCTCTGATCTGAAGCGTATCAAGCCGGCTTCCTCGAAAGGCATTTATGTCAAGCGCATCACCCTGAGCACCACCATGGGCCCGGGCCTGGTCATCGACCAAGGTTCGCTGGAAGCGTAA
- the secE gene encoding preprotein translocase subunit SecE, translating into MTPKAEAQGSRFDLLKWLVVAALVVVGVVGNQYYSASPILYRVLALLVIAAVAAFVGLQTVKGKSFFVLVKEARTEIRKVVWPTRQETTQTTLIVVAVVLVMALLLWGLDSLLGWLVSLIVG; encoded by the coding sequence ATGACTCCTAAAGCTGAAGCTCAAGGCTCTCGCTTCGATCTGCTCAAGTGGCTAGTAGTGGCTGCTTTGGTGGTTGTTGGCGTTGTTGGCAATCAGTATTACTCTGCTTCGCCGATCCTGTACCGTGTACTTGCTTTGCTTGTCATTGCTGCTGTAGCTGCCTTTGTAGGCCTGCAGACAGTCAAGGGCAAGTCTTTCTTTGTGCTGGTGAAGGAAGCTCGCACCGAGATTCGTAAAGTCGTATGGCCAACTCGCCAAGAAACCACGCAGACCACGTTGATCGTTGTGGCTGTTGTCCTGGTTATGGCGTTGCTGTTGTGGGGGCTTGATTCCCTGCTCGGCTGGCTTGTTTCCTTGATTGTCGGCTAA
- the rplK gene encoding 50S ribosomal protein L11, producing MAKKITAYIKLQVKAAQANPSPPVGPALGQHGVNIMEFCKAFNARTQGIEPGLPTPVIITVYSDRSFTFETKSTPASVLLKKAAGLTSGSARPNTVKVGTVTRAQLEDIAKTKNADLTAADMDAAVRTIAGSARSMGLNVEGV from the coding sequence ATGGCCAAGAAAATTACCGCTTACATCAAGCTGCAAGTGAAGGCCGCTCAGGCTAACCCAAGCCCACCTGTTGGTCCTGCTCTGGGTCAGCACGGCGTGAACATCATGGAATTCTGCAAGGCTTTCAACGCCCGTACTCAGGGTATTGAGCCAGGCCTGCCGACTCCAGTGATCATCACTGTCTACAGCGACCGTAGCTTCACGTTCGAAACCAAATCCACCCCTGCTTCGGTTCTGCTGAAGAAGGCGGCCGGTCTGACTAGCGGTTCCGCTCGTCCGAACACCGTTAAGGTTGGCACCGTGACCCGTGCTCAGCTGGAAGATATCGCGAAAACCAAAAACGCGGATCTGACTGCAGCTGATATGGATGCAGCCGTGCGTACTATCGCCGGTTCTGCTCGTAGCATGGGCCTTAACGTGGAGGGTGTGTAA
- the rplJ gene encoding 50S ribosomal protein L10 codes for MAIKLEDKKAIVAEVNKAAQVALSAVVADARGVTVGAMTGLRKEAREAGVYVRVVRNTLLKRAVAGTQYDVLNDVFTGPTLIAFSKDHPGAAARIFKEFAKGQDKFEIKAAAFEGKFLAANQIDVLASLPTRDEAISQLMSVIQGATSKLARTLAALRDQKEAAAA; via the coding sequence GTGGCAATTAAACTTGAAGACAAGAAGGCCATCGTCGCTGAAGTCAACAAGGCTGCCCAAGTTGCTCTGTCCGCTGTCGTGGCTGATGCCCGTGGCGTAACAGTAGGCGCTATGACCGGACTCCGTAAAGAGGCTCGTGAAGCTGGCGTTTACGTACGTGTTGTACGTAACACCCTGCTCAAGCGCGCCGTTGCTGGCACTCAGTATGACGTGCTCAACGACGTGTTCACCGGCCCGACCTTGATTGCATTCTCCAAAGATCATCCGGGCGCTGCTGCCCGTATTTTCAAAGAGTTCGCAAAAGGTCAGGACAAGTTCGAGATCAAGGCAGCTGCGTTCGAGGGCAAGTTCCTCGCAGCTAATCAGATCGACGTACTGGCAAGCCTGCCGACCCGTGACGAAGCAATTTCTCAGCTGATGAGCGTGATTCAAGGCGCAACCAGCAAATTGGCTCGTACTCTGGCGGCTCTTCGCGACCAGAAAGAAGCTGCTGCAGCCTAA